The following are from one region of the Nostoc cf. commune SO-36 genome:
- a CDS encoding Mo-dependent nitrogenase C-terminal domain-containing protein codes for MTSFIQAQLHNDLLHPVREWLETIEIHNSKLAHFLCKSIPAQCPFERDIMLFGRKLLHIPPMCKLNPLYEEVVGLRFKALCYLADECGEDVTAYC; via the coding sequence ATGACAAGCTTTATTCAAGCCCAGTTACACAATGATTTACTGCACCCAGTCCGCGAGTGGTTGGAAACGATAGAAATTCATAACTCCAAATTAGCTCATTTCCTGTGCAAATCTATTCCTGCTCAGTGTCCCTTTGAGCGAGATATCATGCTGTTTGGTCGGAAGCTGCTTCACATACCTCCAATGTGTAAATTAAATCCGTTATACGAGGAAGTGGTCGGTTTGCGTTTTAAAGCGCTCTGTTATCTTGCCGATGAATGCGGTGAAGATGTCACAGCCTATTGCTAA
- a CDS encoding response regulator transcription factor: MTHILLVEDEVKLARFVELELNYEGYQVSVAYDGLTALTAARELHLDLVILDWMLPGSSGLEICRRLRSIVDRVPIILLTVKDEVSDRIAGLEAGADDYLVKPFTVDELLARVSVHLRRSHQAGAADVLKFEDLSLNRRTREVYRDRRLIELTAKEFDLLEYLLAHPRQVITCDRILKEAWGYDIMGDANIIEAYIRYLRLKLEANNEKCLIQTVIGVGYTLRD; the protein is encoded by the coding sequence ATGACGCACATCTTACTGGTTGAAGATGAGGTCAAACTGGCACGATTTGTCGAATTGGAATTGAATTATGAAGGCTATCAAGTCAGTGTTGCCTACGATGGATTAACTGCACTCACCGCAGCGCGGGAGTTACATCTAGATTTAGTAATTTTAGACTGGATGTTGCCTGGTTCATCGGGGTTGGAAATTTGCCGCCGCCTGCGAAGTATTGTTGATAGAGTGCCGATAATCTTATTAACCGTCAAAGATGAAGTGAGCGATCGCATTGCAGGCTTAGAGGCTGGTGCTGATGATTACCTCGTTAAACCCTTCACCGTTGATGAATTATTAGCTAGAGTCAGTGTTCACCTGCGAAGAAGCCACCAAGCAGGGGCCGCAGATGTTTTAAAATTTGAAGACCTGAGTTTAAATCGTCGCACGCGGGAAGTGTATCGAGATCGGCGGTTAATTGAGTTAACTGCTAAGGAATTTGATTTACTAGAATATTTACTTGCCCATCCGCGACAGGTAATTACGTGCGATCGCATTTTAAAGGAAGCCTGGGGTTATGACATCATGGGCGATGCCAACATCATCGAAGCTTACATTCGCTACCTGCGCCTAAAACTTGAAGCTAATAACGAAAAATGCCTAATTCAAACTGTGATCGGTGTTGGGTACACATTGCGTGATTGA